In a single window of the Mustela nigripes isolate SB6536 chromosome 17, MUSNIG.SB6536, whole genome shotgun sequence genome:
- the A1BG gene encoding alpha-1B-glycoprotein isoform X3, producing MSTLGAFLMLWGLSLGPATEAAVVFDPTPDLWAEAESLLKPWAGLTLVCQARLKTLDFELLKDGVTQELVHLDLPAMEHRFPLGAVTSDTRGLYRCRSGLESGWTQLSNLLEVTGAESLSPPLLSPEPVSWITRGLKTKLVCRGGFRGVTFLLRREGDDQFLEVAEAPKDIETTFTVLHPGNYSCSYRTHEAGTPSEPSATVTVEELEAPLPPTLSFQGQSAAVLHRGAGVTLLCVAPLSGVEFQLRQGEKELLVPRGSTSPDRVFFQVNPVALGNGGLYTCRYRLRGEQIWSPDSAPVELLLSDETLPAPELSAEPAMLHPAPGALVQLRCRAPRAGLRFALMREDAKRRVYRILSPAGTEATFELRDVSVVDSANYSCVYVDTAPPFEGSAPSAHLELRVADCLES from the exons ATGTCCACACTTGGGGCCTTCCTGATGCTCTGGG GTCTCTCACTGGGCCCAGCGACTGAGGCGGCAGTAG TATTTGATCCCACGCCAGACCTGTGGGCAGAGGCTGAATCGCTGCTGAAGCCCTGGGCTGGCTTGACGCTGGTGTGCCAGGCCCGCCTGAAGACCCTGGATTTTGAGCTGCTCAAAGATGGGGTAACCCAAGAACTTGTGCACCTCGACTTACCCGCCATGGAGCACCGGTTCCCACTAGGAGCAGTGACGAGTGACACCCGGGGCCTCTACCGCTGCCGTTCTGGCTTGGAGAGCGGATGGACCCAGTTGAGCAACCTCCTGGAGGTGACCGGAGCAG AGTCCCTATCCCCACCTTTGCTCTCACCTGAGCCGGTGTCCTGGATCACACGGGGTCTGAAGACAAAACTGGTGTGCCGTGGGGGATTTCGTGGTGTGACCTTCCTGCTGAGGCGGGAAGGCGATGATCAGTTTTTGGAAGTGGCTGAGGCCCCGAAAGACATAGAGACCACCTTCACAGTCCTGCACCCAGGCAACTACAGCTGCAGCTACAGGACCCACGAAGCAGGCACACCCTCTGAGCCCAGTGCCACTGTGACAGTTGAGGAGCTGG AAGCACCATTGCCACCCACGCTGAGTTTCCAGGGACAGTCTGCAGCTGTCCTGCACAGGGGAGCCGGCGTGACCCTCCTCTGCGTGGCTCCCCTGAGCGGCGTGGAATTCCAGCTGCGGCAGGGCGAGAAGGAGCTGCTGGTACCCAGGGGCTCCACCAGCCCAGACCGCGTCTTCTTTCAAGTGAACCCGGTGGCTCTCGGGAATGGAGGTCTCTACACCTGCCGCTATAGGCTGCGTGGCGAGCAAATCTGGTCCCCGGACAGTGCGCCCGTGGAGCTGCTGTTGAGCGACG AGACGCTCCCAGCGCCGGAGCTCTCGGCCGAGCCCGCGATGCTGCACCCCGCGCCCGGCGCCCTCGTGCAGCTGCGGTGCCGGGCGCCCCGGGCTGGCCTGCGCTTCGCCCTGATGCGCGAGGATGCCAAGCGCCGAGTGTACCGTATTCTGAGCCCCGCGGGGACAGAGGCCACCTTCGAGCTGCGGGACGTCTCGGTGGTGGACTCTGCCAACTACAGCTGCGTCTACGTGGACACGGCTCCACCCTTCGAGGGCTCAGCGCCCAGTGCGCACCTGGAGCTGCGTGTAGCCG ATTGTCTAGAAAGTTGA
- the A1BG gene encoding alpha-1B-glycoprotein isoform X2, whose product MSTLGAFLMLWGLSLGPATEAAVVFDPTPDLWAEAESLLKPWAGLTLVCQARLKTLDFELLKDGVTQELVHLDLPAMEHRFPLGAVTSDTRGLYRCRSGLESGWTQLSNLLEVTGAVLHPGNYSCSYRTHEAGTPSEPSATVTVEELEAPLPPTLSFQGQSAAVLHRGAGVTLLCVAPLSGVEFQLRQGEKELLVPRGSTSPDRVFFQVNPVALGNGGLYTCRYRLRGEQIWSPDSAPVELLLSDETLPAPELSAEPAMLHPAPGALVQLRCRAPRAGLRFALMREDAKRRVYRILSPAGTEATFELRDVSVVDSANYSCVYVDTAPPFEGSAPSAHLELRVAGTPLRPQLRPLWSGAVVPGRDAILRCEGQLPEVTFELLRAGEEEPIARLWSSHPSADLVVTYVGPKHAANYSCRYRWWSPKPFVSKLSDPVELQVADCLES is encoded by the exons ATGTCCACACTTGGGGCCTTCCTGATGCTCTGGG GTCTCTCACTGGGCCCAGCGACTGAGGCGGCAGTAG TATTTGATCCCACGCCAGACCTGTGGGCAGAGGCTGAATCGCTGCTGAAGCCCTGGGCTGGCTTGACGCTGGTGTGCCAGGCCCGCCTGAAGACCCTGGATTTTGAGCTGCTCAAAGATGGGGTAACCCAAGAACTTGTGCACCTCGACTTACCCGCCATGGAGCACCGGTTCCCACTAGGAGCAGTGACGAGTGACACCCGGGGCCTCTACCGCTGCCGTTCTGGCTTGGAGAGCGGATGGACCCAGTTGAGCAACCTCCTGGAGGTGACCGGAGCAG TCCTGCACCCAGGCAACTACAGCTGCAGCTACAGGACCCACGAAGCAGGCACACCCTCTGAGCCCAGTGCCACTGTGACAGTTGAGGAGCTGG AAGCACCATTGCCACCCACGCTGAGTTTCCAGGGACAGTCTGCAGCTGTCCTGCACAGGGGAGCCGGCGTGACCCTCCTCTGCGTGGCTCCCCTGAGCGGCGTGGAATTCCAGCTGCGGCAGGGCGAGAAGGAGCTGCTGGTACCCAGGGGCTCCACCAGCCCAGACCGCGTCTTCTTTCAAGTGAACCCGGTGGCTCTCGGGAATGGAGGTCTCTACACCTGCCGCTATAGGCTGCGTGGCGAGCAAATCTGGTCCCCGGACAGTGCGCCCGTGGAGCTGCTGTTGAGCGACG AGACGCTCCCAGCGCCGGAGCTCTCGGCCGAGCCCGCGATGCTGCACCCCGCGCCCGGCGCCCTCGTGCAGCTGCGGTGCCGGGCGCCCCGGGCTGGCCTGCGCTTCGCCCTGATGCGCGAGGATGCCAAGCGCCGAGTGTACCGTATTCTGAGCCCCGCGGGGACAGAGGCCACCTTCGAGCTGCGGGACGTCTCGGTGGTGGACTCTGCCAACTACAGCTGCGTCTACGTGGACACGGCTCCACCCTTCGAGGGCTCAGCGCCCAGTGCGCACCTGGAGCTGCGTGTAGCCG GAACCCCTCTCAGACCACAGCTCCGGCCCCTGTGGAGTGGGGCAGTGGTTCCAGGCCGTGATGCCATCCTGCGCTGCGAGGGCCAGTTGCCTGAGGTCACCTTCGAGCTGCTTCGGGCAGGCGAAGAGGAGCCTATAGCCAGACTCTGGTCCAGCCACCCTTCAGCAGACCTTGTAGTGACCTATGTGGGGCCGAAGCACGCGGCCAACTACAGCTGCCGCTACCGGTGGTGGTCGCCCAAACCCTTTGTGTCTAAGCTCAGTGACCCAGTGGAGCTCCAGGTGGCAG ATTGTCTAGAAAGTTGA
- the ZSCAN22 gene encoding LOW QUALITY PROTEIN: zinc finger and SCAN domain-containing protein 22 (The sequence of the model RefSeq protein was modified relative to this genomic sequence to represent the inferred CDS: inserted 2 bases in 1 codon; substituted 1 base at 1 genomic stop codon) — translation MAIPKSPLSPVPWEQEGFLHVKVEDEEATLSEIQESSPGHTAHPEAAHLRFRRFCYEEASNPHEALARLRELCHQWLQPEAHSKEQMLELLVLEQFLGVLPPKMQSWVGAQFPKSGEEAAVLVEGMTLAFNKRGWDPKAKLSEANCKQSDLEESETLDRATETLIGGISLGPTFGDACEPEGSSEKQAGLSGKTWMKSVPHKMALRETSEPHKDVPIDQHSCESGAVGNSPNVWLNFTSKEKTPEEKFDPVDGDRTEPPCIYSGRRSSKCGECGKTFQSPSALKTHQKSHSRKKPYTCSDCGKAFSRSAHLARHQVIHTRAKPHECXECGKAFSGVTQLTRHQRIHTGEKPXKCGECGKTFSRSSHLTQHQWVHTGERPYECDECGKAFSQSIHLTQHQRIHTGEKPYKCDACGRAFSDCSALIRHLRIHSREKPYQCKFCPKAFAQSSSLIGHPRIHTGEKPYKCSDCGKALSRSSALMVHLRIHITILQ, via the exons ATGGCCATCCCCAAGAGTCCTCTGAGCCCAGTGCCCTGGGAACAGGAAGGCTTCCTCCATGTGAAGGTGGAGGATGAGGAAGCCACCCTCTCTGAGATCCAGGAATCTAGCCCTGGCCACACCGCCCACCCTGAGGCTGCTCATCTTCGCTTCCGGCGCTTCTGCTATGAGGAAGCATCCAACCCACATGAGGCCCTGGCCCGGCTGCGTGAGCTGTGCCACCAGTGGCTGCAGCCCGAGGCGCACTCCAAGGAGCAGATGCTGGAGCTGCTGGTGCTGGAGCAGTTTCTGGGGGTGCTGCCCCCCAAGATGCAGTCCTGGGTGGGTGCCCAGTTCCCCAAGAGTGGTGAGGAGGCTGCCGTACTGGTGGAAGGTATGACTCTGGCATTCAACAAGAG AGGATGGGACCCAAAAGCCAAGCTCTCAGAGGCAAACTGCAAGCAGAGTGATTTGGAAGAGTCAGAGACATTAGACAGGGCCACTGAAACCCTTATAGGAGGTATTTCTCTGGGACCCACCTTTGGTGATGCTTGTGAACCTGAGGGCagctcagagaagcaggcaggactCTCGGGGAAAACCTGGATGAAGTCTGTCCCCCACAAGATGGCTTTGAGGGAAACTTCAGAGCCTCACAAGGATGTTCCCATTGACCAGCACAGCTGTGAATCTGGTGCCGTGGGGAATAGTCCCAATGTGTGGCTAAATTTCACCTCAAAAGAGAAGACACCGGAAGAGAAATTTGATCCAGTAGATGGTGATAGGACAGAGCCTCCATGCATATATTCAGGGAGGAGGTCTTCCAAGTGTGGTGAATGTGGAAAAACATTCCAGAGCCCCTCAGCCCTCAAGACACATCAGAAGAGCCATTCTCGGAAGAAACCCTACACCTGTAGTGACTGTGGGAAAGCTTTCAGCCGGAGCGCTCACTTGGCCCGGCATCAAGTCATCCACACCAGGGCAAAGCCCCATGAGTG agagtgtgggaaggccttcagcGGGGTCACCCAGCTAACTCGGCACCAGAGGATccacactggagaaaaaccctaAAAGTGTGGGGAATGTGGCAAAACCTTCAGCCGCAGTAGCCATCTCACTCAGCACCAGTGGGTGCACACAGGGGAGAGGCCCTATGAGTGTGAtgagtgtgggaaggccttcagccAGAGCATCCATCTGACTCAGCACCAGCGCatccacactggggagaagccctaCAAGTGTGACGCTTGTGGGAGAGCCTTTAGTGACTGCTCAGCTCTGATCCGCCACCTGAGAATCCACTCCAGAGAGAAGCCATATCAGTGTAAGTTTTGTCCGAAGGCCTTTGCACAGAGTTCCTCCCTCATTGGGCACCCGAGGATCCACACGGGAGAGAAGCCGTACAAGTGCAGTGACTGTGGGAAGGCCTTGAGCCGCAGCTCAGCCCTCATGGTTCACCTGAGAATCCACATTACAATTCTGCAGTAA
- the A1BG gene encoding alpha-1B-glycoprotein isoform X1 encodes MSTLGAFLMLWGLSLGPATEAAVVFDPTPDLWAEAESLLKPWAGLTLVCQARLKTLDFELLKDGVTQELVHLDLPAMEHRFPLGAVTSDTRGLYRCRSGLESGWTQLSNLLEVTGAESLSPPLLSPEPVSWITRGLKTKLVCRGGFRGVTFLLRREGDDQFLEVAEAPKDIETTFTVLHPGNYSCSYRTHEAGTPSEPSATVTVEELEAPLPPTLSFQGQSAAVLHRGAGVTLLCVAPLSGVEFQLRQGEKELLVPRGSTSPDRVFFQVNPVALGNGGLYTCRYRLRGEQIWSPDSAPVELLLSDETLPAPELSAEPAMLHPAPGALVQLRCRAPRAGLRFALMREDAKRRVYRILSPAGTEATFELRDVSVVDSANYSCVYVDTAPPFEGSAPSAHLELRVAGTPLRPQLRPLWSGAVVPGRDAILRCEGQLPEVTFELLRAGEEEPIARLWSSHPSADLVVTYVGPKHAANYSCRYRWWSPKPFVSKLSDPVELQVADCLES; translated from the exons ATGTCCACACTTGGGGCCTTCCTGATGCTCTGGG GTCTCTCACTGGGCCCAGCGACTGAGGCGGCAGTAG TATTTGATCCCACGCCAGACCTGTGGGCAGAGGCTGAATCGCTGCTGAAGCCCTGGGCTGGCTTGACGCTGGTGTGCCAGGCCCGCCTGAAGACCCTGGATTTTGAGCTGCTCAAAGATGGGGTAACCCAAGAACTTGTGCACCTCGACTTACCCGCCATGGAGCACCGGTTCCCACTAGGAGCAGTGACGAGTGACACCCGGGGCCTCTACCGCTGCCGTTCTGGCTTGGAGAGCGGATGGACCCAGTTGAGCAACCTCCTGGAGGTGACCGGAGCAG AGTCCCTATCCCCACCTTTGCTCTCACCTGAGCCGGTGTCCTGGATCACACGGGGTCTGAAGACAAAACTGGTGTGCCGTGGGGGATTTCGTGGTGTGACCTTCCTGCTGAGGCGGGAAGGCGATGATCAGTTTTTGGAAGTGGCTGAGGCCCCGAAAGACATAGAGACCACCTTCACAGTCCTGCACCCAGGCAACTACAGCTGCAGCTACAGGACCCACGAAGCAGGCACACCCTCTGAGCCCAGTGCCACTGTGACAGTTGAGGAGCTGG AAGCACCATTGCCACCCACGCTGAGTTTCCAGGGACAGTCTGCAGCTGTCCTGCACAGGGGAGCCGGCGTGACCCTCCTCTGCGTGGCTCCCCTGAGCGGCGTGGAATTCCAGCTGCGGCAGGGCGAGAAGGAGCTGCTGGTACCCAGGGGCTCCACCAGCCCAGACCGCGTCTTCTTTCAAGTGAACCCGGTGGCTCTCGGGAATGGAGGTCTCTACACCTGCCGCTATAGGCTGCGTGGCGAGCAAATCTGGTCCCCGGACAGTGCGCCCGTGGAGCTGCTGTTGAGCGACG AGACGCTCCCAGCGCCGGAGCTCTCGGCCGAGCCCGCGATGCTGCACCCCGCGCCCGGCGCCCTCGTGCAGCTGCGGTGCCGGGCGCCCCGGGCTGGCCTGCGCTTCGCCCTGATGCGCGAGGATGCCAAGCGCCGAGTGTACCGTATTCTGAGCCCCGCGGGGACAGAGGCCACCTTCGAGCTGCGGGACGTCTCGGTGGTGGACTCTGCCAACTACAGCTGCGTCTACGTGGACACGGCTCCACCCTTCGAGGGCTCAGCGCCCAGTGCGCACCTGGAGCTGCGTGTAGCCG GAACCCCTCTCAGACCACAGCTCCGGCCCCTGTGGAGTGGGGCAGTGGTTCCAGGCCGTGATGCCATCCTGCGCTGCGAGGGCCAGTTGCCTGAGGTCACCTTCGAGCTGCTTCGGGCAGGCGAAGAGGAGCCTATAGCCAGACTCTGGTCCAGCCACCCTTCAGCAGACCTTGTAGTGACCTATGTGGGGCCGAAGCACGCGGCCAACTACAGCTGCCGCTACCGGTGGTGGTCGCCCAAACCCTTTGTGTCTAAGCTCAGTGACCCAGTGGAGCTCCAGGTGGCAG ATTGTCTAGAAAGTTGA